A genomic window from Caballeronia sp. SBC1 includes:
- the trxA gene encoding thioredoxin, which translates to MDTTLATFEQDVIAASTLAPVLVDFWAPWCGPCKTLGPMLERLEAEGAGKWKLVKVNVDENPELAQHFQVRSIPHVVAFADGGAVDQFIGVLPEGQLREFIDKLVPDGAEAERRAAHAAYEAGDTDLAIDHIRATLALDPGYDDARLDLIQWLLAAGRTDEARDEEKLLSPKTTQGIDARYNALKTELDAADAAESLPPADALINAVNANPDDLEARFALANRLIAGRDYNGALEHLFAIVTRDRKFMDDVGRKTMLSVFGLAAHQPEVVSQWRRKLSAAIN; encoded by the coding sequence ATGGATACAACACTCGCCACGTTCGAACAGGACGTAATCGCCGCGTCCACGCTTGCACCGGTGCTCGTCGATTTCTGGGCGCCGTGGTGCGGTCCATGCAAAACGCTCGGCCCGATGCTCGAGCGGCTGGAGGCGGAAGGCGCGGGCAAGTGGAAGCTGGTGAAGGTGAATGTCGATGAAAATCCGGAGCTGGCGCAGCACTTTCAGGTACGCAGCATTCCGCACGTGGTCGCATTTGCGGACGGGGGAGCCGTCGACCAGTTCATCGGCGTGCTGCCGGAAGGCCAGTTGCGCGAATTCATCGACAAACTGGTTCCGGACGGCGCTGAAGCCGAGCGACGTGCCGCGCATGCGGCTTACGAGGCCGGCGACACTGACCTGGCCATTGACCATATCAGGGCGACGCTGGCACTTGATCCCGGTTATGACGACGCGCGGCTGGACCTGATCCAGTGGCTCCTCGCCGCCGGCCGCACTGACGAAGCACGTGATGAAGAAAAGTTGCTGTCGCCGAAAACCACGCAAGGGATCGATGCCCGCTACAACGCGCTAAAGACCGAACTGGACGCCGCCGACGCCGCAGAAAGCCTTCCACCCGCCGACGCCCTGATCAACGCCGTGAACGCCAATCCGGACGATCTGGAAGCCCGTTTCGCGTTGGCCAACCGGCTGATTGCCGGCCGCGACTACAACGGTGCGCTGGAGCATTTGTTCGCGATCGTGACGCGCGACCGCAAGTTCATGGACGACGTGGGCCGCAAAACCATGCTGTCGGTGTTCGGCTTGGCCGCGCATCAGCCGGAAGTGGTTTCGCAATGGCGCCGCAAATTAAGCGCGGCAATTAACTGA
- a CDS encoding ThiF family adenylyltransferase, with product MTAFPASADALNLTSATPEFEVADRARRFGGVARLYGPAGLAAFERAHVAVIGIGGVGSWTVEALARNAIGRLTLIDLDNVAESNTNRQVHALDGNYGKAKVSAMAERIRLIDPACRVEQVEDFIEPANFDSVLGGGFDFVIDAIDSVRTKTALIAWCVEHGQPLITVGGAGGQLDPTRIRIDDLALTIQDPLLSKVRGQLRKLHGFPRGPKAKFKVSAVYSDEPLIYPETPAREASEVDESEEMAPAAAGPVGLNCAGFGSSVCVTASFGFAAAAYVLREIAKRA from the coding sequence ATGACCGCTTTTCCTGCCTCCGCCGACGCTTTAAATCTTACCTCCGCCACGCCGGAGTTTGAAGTCGCTGACCGCGCCCGACGCTTTGGCGGCGTGGCGCGCTTGTATGGTCCGGCTGGACTCGCGGCGTTCGAACGCGCGCATGTGGCGGTGATCGGGATTGGCGGCGTGGGCTCGTGGACGGTCGAAGCGCTGGCGCGCAATGCGATCGGGCGTCTGACGCTGATCGATCTCGATAACGTGGCTGAAAGCAATACGAACCGCCAGGTGCACGCGCTGGACGGCAACTACGGCAAGGCCAAGGTCAGCGCGATGGCCGAGCGCATTCGCCTGATCGATCCGGCTTGCCGCGTGGAGCAGGTCGAAGATTTTATCGAGCCGGCCAACTTCGATTCGGTGCTCGGCGGCGGCTTCGATTTCGTGATCGATGCAATTGACAGTGTGCGTACGAAAACGGCGCTAATTGCGTGGTGCGTTGAGCATGGACAGCCATTGATCACTGTCGGCGGAGCGGGTGGGCAGCTCGATCCGACGCGGATTCGTATTGACGATCTGGCGCTCACGATCCAGGACCCACTGCTCTCGAAAGTGCGTGGGCAACTGCGTAAATTGCACGGCTTTCCACGCGGACCAAAAGCGAAGTTCAAGGTGAGCGCGGTCTATTCCGACGAGCCGTTGATCTATCCCGAAACCCCCGCTCGCGAAGCCAGCGAGGTAGACGAATCAGAGGAAATGGCGCCTGCTGCAGCGGGACCCGTTGGACTGAATTGCGCGGGGTTTGGATCGAGTGTCTGCGTGACAGCTAGTTTTGGATTCGCCGCTGCTGCCTATGTCTTACGGGAAATCGCCAAACGCGCTTGA
- a CDS encoding N-acetylmuramoyl-L-alanine amidase, with amino-acid sequence MSRKLLIKPFHSIESTATASHNWRRRQVLRAGASTIALALLGPKLAYASSVLGVRVWPARDYTRVTIESDQPLQNTQQLLQGPDRLVVDLNGLDLDQELKDLVSKITPNDPQIQSVRIGQYQPHVVRMVFDLKGSVKPQVFTLTPIGSYKYRLVFDLYPAVAPDPLMDLLAQSEHKQQTFDQTNPNPAPPPATLSGPATPPKTNVPDNTDEFFQKYAQTDLPRAPSSPAPVPPIAAIPKPRPTVKPAPPTALANQDDSSDSSTSDDYGFSNPKSNKSGTTRLLTVAIDPGHGGEDPGAIGSGGTYEKHIALDVAKKLRAKIDAQPNMRAMMTRDADFFVPLNVRVQKARRVGADLFVSIHADAFTTPSARGSSVFALSDHGASSAAARWMANKENSSDSIGGINVTTQDASVNRALFDMSTTAQIRDSMRYGNFVLNEIGDINKLHKGSVEQAGFAVLKAPDIPSILVETAFISNPEEEARLNDDAYRDKMANAIMKGIKRYFAANPPLAKSRMT; translated from the coding sequence ATGTCTCGAAAGCTGTTGATCAAGCCGTTTCATTCGATCGAATCGACCGCCACGGCCTCGCACAACTGGCGGCGGCGCCAGGTGCTGCGCGCGGGTGCCTCGACTATCGCGCTAGCGCTGCTCGGGCCGAAACTCGCGTACGCCAGCTCGGTGCTCGGCGTGCGCGTGTGGCCTGCCCGCGATTACACACGGGTCACGATCGAGTCCGATCAGCCGCTGCAAAACACCCAGCAACTGCTGCAGGGTCCGGACCGGCTCGTGGTCGACCTGAATGGGCTCGACCTCGATCAGGAACTGAAGGATCTCGTCTCGAAGATCACGCCGAACGATCCGCAGATCCAGTCGGTGCGCATCGGTCAATATCAGCCGCACGTGGTGCGCATGGTGTTCGACCTGAAGGGGTCCGTGAAGCCGCAAGTGTTCACGCTGACGCCGATTGGCAGCTACAAGTATCGGCTGGTCTTCGATTTGTATCCGGCCGTTGCTCCCGACCCGCTGATGGACTTGCTCGCTCAGTCCGAGCACAAGCAACAAACCTTCGATCAGACCAACCCGAATCCGGCCCCGCCGCCTGCCACGCTAAGCGGCCCCGCCACGCCGCCGAAAACGAACGTGCCGGACAACACGGACGAGTTTTTCCAGAAGTACGCACAGACCGATCTGCCGCGCGCGCCGTCATCGCCCGCGCCCGTGCCGCCCATTGCTGCGATTCCGAAGCCCCGTCCCACAGTCAAGCCGGCGCCACCTACGGCATTGGCGAACCAGGACGACTCGTCCGACAGCAGCACCAGCGACGACTACGGCTTTTCCAATCCAAAGAGCAACAAGTCCGGGACAACGCGCCTGCTTACCGTCGCGATCGACCCGGGCCACGGCGGCGAAGATCCGGGTGCGATCGGCAGCGGCGGAACGTACGAGAAGCACATTGCCCTCGATGTCGCGAAGAAGCTGCGCGCCAAGATCGACGCGCAGCCGAACATGCGCGCGATGATGACGCGCGACGCCGACTTCTTCGTGCCGCTCAACGTGCGTGTGCAAAAGGCGCGTCGCGTGGGCGCGGACCTGTTCGTTTCCATTCACGCCGATGCATTCACCACGCCCTCGGCGCGTGGCTCGTCGGTGTTTGCGCTCTCGGATCACGGTGCTTCGAGTGCGGCCGCGCGCTGGATGGCGAACAAGGAAAACTCGTCGGACTCCATTGGCGGCATCAATGTGACGACCCAGGACGCAAGCGTCAACCGGGCGTTGTTCGACATGTCCACCACCGCGCAGATTCGCGACTCCATGCGCTATGGCAATTTCGTGTTGAACGAGATTGGCGATATCAACAAGCTGCATAAGGGCTCGGTGGAACAAGCCGGTTTTGCGGTGTTGAAAGCACCGGATATTCCGTCGATCCTGGTGGAAACCGCGTTTATCAGTAACCCCGAAGAGGAGGCGCGCCTGAACGACGACGCTTATCGCGACAAGATGGCTAACGCGATCATGAAGGGCATCAAGCGGTATTTTGCGGCTAACCCGCCGCTCGCAAAGAGCCGGATGACGTAA
- the tsaE gene encoding tRNA (adenosine(37)-N6)-threonylcarbamoyltransferase complex ATPase subunit type 1 TsaE, whose product MPDILTRSFANLPAALLERRFDLPDEDATLAFGGRFAQAILQTRGLSDSDISNAQNERFPGLQVQLIGDLGAGKTTLVRATLRALGHAGRVRSPTYTLVEPYSLATETGPLELYHFDLYRFADPAEWADAGFREYFDAGAICLVEWPQRAGGLLGVPDLEFTLEQEGEGRVLIARAFSETGKSCLESC is encoded by the coding sequence ATGCCCGACATCCTCACTCGATCGTTTGCAAACCTTCCCGCCGCGCTCCTCGAACGCCGCTTCGACCTGCCTGACGAAGACGCGACGCTCGCCTTCGGTGGCCGCTTCGCGCAGGCGATCCTGCAGACGCGCGGACTGAGCGATTCAGACATTTCGAACGCACAAAACGAACGTTTTCCGGGTTTGCAGGTCCAGTTGATCGGCGACTTGGGCGCGGGCAAGACAACGCTGGTGCGCGCGACGCTGCGCGCACTCGGTCACGCGGGCCGCGTGCGCAGTCCTACTTACACGCTCGTCGAACCCTACTCGCTTGCTACGGAAACGGGTCCGCTCGAGCTCTATCACTTCGATCTTTATCGCTTTGCCGATCCAGCCGAATGGGCCGACGCCGGCTTTCGCGAATACTTCGACGCAGGCGCGATCTGCCTGGTCGAATGGCCGCAACGTGCTGGCGGACTGCTAGGTGTGCCGGATCTCGAATTCACGCTGGAACAGGAAGGCGAAGGCCGCGTGCTGATAGCGCGTGCGTTTAGCGAAACAGGAAAGTCATGTCTCGAAAGCTGTTGA
- a CDS encoding EamA family transporter: MSPKDLLSALIVILAWGVNFVVIKVGLHGVPPMLLGALRFTLVAFPAVFFVKRPAIPFRWLFAYGATISFGQFVLLFYAMSVGMPAGLASLVLQAQAFFTLIFAAMILGEGFRGPNVAGLLIAACGLAVIGVQAGHAMTVAGFLLTLAAASMWGMGNVITKRMGKVDLLSLVVWGSLIPPLPFLALSLMVEGPARISESLSGISLTSILAIVYLAFIATMLGYTLWGKLLARYPASQVAPFSLLVPIVGLASAALLLDEGLSPMQFLGAVLVMAGLVVNVFGGWLRQRFLSAAR, from the coding sequence ATGTCGCCAAAGGATTTGTTGTCCGCGCTGATTGTCATTCTCGCCTGGGGCGTGAACTTCGTCGTGATCAAGGTGGGTCTGCACGGTGTGCCGCCCATGCTGCTTGGCGCGTTGCGTTTCACGTTGGTCGCTTTTCCGGCGGTGTTCTTCGTCAAGCGCCCGGCTATTCCGTTTCGGTGGCTGTTCGCTTACGGCGCGACCATCTCGTTCGGGCAATTCGTGCTGCTTTTCTACGCAATGTCTGTTGGCATGCCTGCCGGCCTTGCGTCGCTGGTGTTGCAGGCGCAGGCGTTTTTTACGCTGATCTTCGCGGCCATGATTCTTGGTGAAGGCTTTCGCGGGCCGAACGTCGCGGGCTTGCTGATCGCGGCGTGCGGGCTCGCTGTGATCGGCGTACAGGCTGGCCATGCCATGACCGTTGCGGGTTTCCTGCTCACGCTTGCGGCGGCGTCCATGTGGGGCATGGGCAATGTCATCACGAAGCGCATGGGCAAGGTGGACCTGTTGTCGCTCGTGGTGTGGGGAAGCCTGATACCGCCGCTGCCGTTCCTTGCGCTTTCGCTGATGGTGGAGGGGCCAGCGCGCATTTCGGAAAGCTTGTCCGGCATCTCGCTCACGTCGATCCTGGCGATCGTTTATCTCGCGTTTATCGCGACGATGCTTGGTTATACGTTGTGGGGAAAGCTGCTGGCGCGTTATCCGGCGAGCCAGGTTGCGCCGTTTTCGTTGCTCGTGCCCATTGTCGGGCTGGCTTCAGCGGCATTGCTGCTTGATGAAGGACTGAGCCCGATGCAATTCCTGGGGGCGGTGCTGGTGATGGCCGGACTCGTGGTGAATGTGTTCGGCGGATGGTTAAGGCAGCGGTTTTTATCGGCGGCGCGGTAG
- a CDS encoding pirin family protein → MSSTIQAFLKPHQHDVGGLMVRRVLPALAARTIGPFIFFDHIGPATLVPGVGLDVRPHPHIGLATVTYLFEGAIMHRDSVGSVQKISPGDVNWMTAGGGIVHSERTPDEERAAGQDMHGIQTWVALPVAQEDCTPSFEHHPAATLPQVERNGVKLRVIAGSAFGETAPTTTFSPTLYVAAQFSVNSAVTLDTEHEERGVYLLEGDLFIDGDALPAGQMAVLKPGISADLRSTGGAIAMLLGGAPLDGPRFIEWNFVSSSREKIEAAKLAWSEQRMGQVPGETEFIPLPPPRRQANPPDA, encoded by the coding sequence ATGTCTTCCACAATCCAAGCGTTTCTCAAGCCGCATCAGCACGACGTCGGTGGCCTCATGGTGCGTCGGGTGCTGCCTGCACTGGCTGCCCGCACCATCGGACCGTTCATTTTCTTCGACCATATCGGCCCTGCAACGCTCGTGCCTGGAGTCGGGCTGGACGTGCGGCCCCATCCGCACATCGGCCTCGCGACTGTCACGTACCTCTTCGAGGGAGCGATCATGCATCGCGACAGCGTCGGCTCAGTCCAGAAGATTTCGCCCGGCGACGTGAACTGGATGACGGCCGGCGGCGGCATCGTGCATTCGGAACGCACGCCGGACGAGGAGCGCGCCGCCGGTCAGGACATGCACGGCATCCAGACGTGGGTCGCGCTGCCCGTGGCACAAGAGGATTGCACGCCGTCGTTCGAGCATCATCCGGCCGCAACACTGCCTCAAGTCGAGCGCAATGGAGTGAAGTTGCGGGTGATTGCCGGCAGCGCTTTCGGGGAAACGGCGCCGACCACCACGTTCTCGCCCACCCTGTATGTCGCGGCACAATTTTCGGTGAACAGCGCCGTGACGCTCGATACGGAACATGAGGAACGCGGGGTCTATCTGCTGGAAGGCGATCTCTTTATTGATGGCGACGCGCTGCCCGCCGGCCAGATGGCTGTGCTCAAGCCCGGAATTTCCGCCGATCTACGCAGTACGGGCGGCGCAATCGCAATGCTGCTCGGCGGCGCACCGCTGGATGGGCCGCGCTTCATCGAGTGGAATTTCGTCTCGAGTTCGAGGGAAAAAATCGAGGCGGCGAAACTCGCGTGGAGCGAACAGCGGATGGGGCAGGTCCCCGGTGAAACCGAGTTTATCCCGTTGCCGCCGCCACGCCGCCAAGCCAATCCGCCGGATGCCTGA